A genomic window from Eleginops maclovinus isolate JMC-PN-2008 ecotype Puerto Natales chromosome 9, JC_Emac_rtc_rv5, whole genome shotgun sequence includes:
- the LOC134869751 gene encoding zinc finger protein 397-like translates to MTEGERPLGQALQRLALMQESTTALQRQQSEALLEIASSQREDRALLRELLQRPAAREAEPVTNPARPPQIALQKMSADDDPEAYLDIFEGTAAACGWPEEEWAVRLLPLLTREAQLAAHSLPASDRHEYTSGSTPEGHRRRFRALPFEDAGRPFSYAKQLLDAARRWLQPGMRSAEDVMEQVALEQFVAGLPSSTANWVQCHRPASLEAAVVLAEDHLSLPRRSMKEEPRQPVVPADRPVPAPRRRFQTAAAAPRSPQPTTQPLPTQALPHLSLSLPRIQPPPLVVRHHGGLLRRQGRSAGGAGSPATSGGSVP, encoded by the coding sequence ATGACGGAAGGAGAACGCCCGCTGGGCCAGGCCCTCCAGCGCCTCGCCCTCATGCAGGAGAGCACAACTGCCCTGCAACGTcagcagagcgaggctctcctcgaaatcgcctccagccagcgggaggaccgtgctctcctgcgggagctgctgcagcgtccggccgcccgggaggccgagccggtgaccaaccccgcccggccgccgcagattgccctccagaagatgtcagccgacgacgacccagaggcttatctggacatatttgagggcactgcggcggcgtgcgggtggccggaggaggagtgggctgtgcgGCTTCTTCCCCTGCTAACACGGGAAGCGCAGCTAgccgcccacagcctgccagcgtcCGATCGACATGAGTACACGTCTGGCAGCACGCCAGAGGGACACCGCCGCCggttcagggcccttcccttcgaggacgctggccgccccttctcctacgcgaagcagctcctcgatgcggcgaggcgctggcttcagccggggatgcgctccgccgaggacgtcatggagcaggtggcactggagcagtttgtcgccgggctgccatcgtcaacggcgaattgggtccagtgtcaccgccctgccagcctggaggcagccgtcgtcctcgcggaggaccacctttcgcttccccggcggagcatgaaggaggagcccCGACAACCTGTCGTCCCCGCGGACCGACCCGTTCCAGCCCCGAGGAGGAGGTTCCAGACAGCAGCCGCTGCACCGCGTTCCCCTCAACCCACGACCCAGCCCCTTCCCACCCAAGCcctacctcatctctctctctctctccccaggatcCAGCCTCCGCCTCTGGTCGTCCGGCACCACGGGGGGCTCCTCAGGCGCCAGGGCAGGAGTGCTGGCGGTGCGGGCAGCCCGGCCACTTCCGGCGGGAGTGTCCCATGA
- the nppc gene encoding C-type natriuretic peptide → MNLSYLVACGLMVTLLSVRTGAKPVSQTQQKSLKSLLGEELAEFLESEERERRLDAVRSRIRLLGDLRMDTRARGMWARLLNDQPAPRRHKSGNKKGGSTSRSGCFGHKMDRIGTISGMGC, encoded by the exons ATGAACTTGTCGTATTTGGTAGCGTGTGGACTTATGGTCACCCTGCTTTCAGTAAGGACGGGGGCAAAACCTGTATCTCAGACGCAGCAAAAG TCTCTTAAAAGTTTGCTGGGCGAGGAGCTGGCGGAGTTTCTGGAGtcggaggagagggagaggcgGCTAGACGCTGTGCGCTCTCGGATACGGTTACTTGGAGATTTACGCATGGATACCCGGGCCAGAGGGATGTGGGCTCGTCTCCTTAATGACCAACCCGCACCGAGGAGACACAAGTCAGGAAACAAGAAAGGGGGTTCCACGTCACGAAGTGGCTGCTTCGGACACAAGATGGACAGGATAGGAACCATCAGCGGCATGGGCTGTTAG